The following are from one region of the Achromobacter xylosoxidans genome:
- a CDS encoding ATP-binding protein, translating to MSTRSSPRDAWPGPDQTSQPRRPRHTPVWPWPWKAIAILLVVAIVYGVLHAATLWARDGALKSAGEQARVAAQLNAALLRNNLDKFRALPFVLTRDVDVRAALQEGSHGQIESLDEKLDTLSRGVGASAIYVLDKKGLAIAASNWREPATFVGVDYQFRPYFQGSVAHGSAEHFALGTISHEAGLYLSRRVDDVNGALLGVVVLKVDFRDLEADWRQSVSPIFVTDEHGVVLLGSISDWRFDVLAPLTPDLARTLRTSLQFGDAPFLPLPLRPQLQLISHGQLIRADVTLPQIPAGTPMVHTTLPIVESPGWTLHLLSPVQAAINQATANAQLGALLAQCALAALVGIILFRRHRNRERAEQQAAVHEQLASLVDERTAQLLQVNEQLVDEMDERQRTAARLHTMQEELVQASKLALLGQVAAGVAHEINQPVAAIRAYADNAAEFLRRQDEGSAQENLGTIAALTERIGHITGELRAFSRKADTSIGPASLKDCLEGALLLVAPRARRQGIVLQRPPADQNYQVLANRIRLEQVLVNLLQNAMEALEGRPDGRIVVALQDLGATVQVYVSDNGPGLSAEARAHLFTPFYTTKAEGLGLGLVICRDIVTEFGGDLIAAGPADPVFPAPHAPGRGAMFILTLRKAPGRQNATELHHEPRS from the coding sequence ATGTCGACCCGCTCCTCCCCTCGCGATGCCTGGCCCGGTCCGGACCAGACCAGCCAGCCGCGCCGTCCACGGCATACGCCCGTCTGGCCTTGGCCCTGGAAAGCCATCGCCATCTTGTTGGTCGTCGCCATCGTCTACGGGGTGCTGCACGCCGCCACCCTCTGGGCGCGCGACGGCGCGCTGAAGAGTGCCGGGGAACAGGCACGCGTGGCAGCCCAGCTCAACGCGGCATTGCTGCGAAACAACCTGGACAAGTTCAGGGCGCTGCCCTTTGTCCTGACGCGCGATGTCGACGTGCGCGCGGCGCTGCAGGAAGGTTCGCACGGACAGATCGAATCCCTGGATGAGAAGCTCGATACGCTAAGCCGCGGCGTAGGCGCATCCGCCATTTACGTGCTGGACAAGAAAGGCCTTGCGATCGCTGCGAGCAACTGGCGCGAACCCGCCACGTTTGTCGGCGTGGACTACCAGTTCCGCCCCTATTTCCAGGGATCGGTAGCCCATGGCTCGGCCGAACATTTCGCCCTGGGCACGATCAGCCACGAGGCCGGGCTGTACTTGTCGCGGCGCGTGGACGACGTCAACGGCGCCCTGCTGGGCGTAGTCGTGTTGAAAGTGGATTTCCGGGACCTGGAGGCCGACTGGCGCCAGTCGGTCTCGCCCATTTTCGTCACCGACGAGCATGGCGTGGTGCTGTTGGGCAGTATTTCCGACTGGCGTTTCGACGTGCTGGCTCCGCTCACCCCAGACTTGGCCCGGACCTTGCGCACCAGCCTGCAATTCGGCGACGCGCCCTTCCTGCCGCTGCCCTTGCGGCCGCAGCTGCAGCTCATCAGCCACGGCCAGCTCATACGCGCCGACGTAACCCTGCCGCAGATCCCGGCAGGAACGCCAATGGTGCACACGACGCTGCCCATCGTCGAGTCCCCAGGTTGGACGCTGCATCTGTTATCACCCGTGCAGGCGGCCATCAACCAGGCTACCGCCAACGCCCAGCTGGGCGCGCTGCTGGCGCAGTGCGCGTTGGCCGCCTTGGTAGGCATCATTCTCTTCCGCCGCCACCGCAACCGCGAGCGCGCCGAACAGCAGGCCGCCGTCCACGAACAGCTGGCCTCCCTGGTCGACGAACGCACGGCTCAATTGCTGCAAGTCAACGAACAGCTGGTCGATGAGATGGACGAGCGCCAGCGCACCGCCGCCCGCCTGCACACCATGCAAGAGGAGTTGGTCCAGGCCAGCAAGCTCGCGCTGCTGGGACAGGTGGCTGCCGGCGTGGCGCACGAGATCAACCAGCCTGTCGCGGCCATACGCGCCTATGCGGACAACGCCGCCGAATTCCTGCGCCGGCAAGACGAAGGCTCGGCGCAGGAGAACCTGGGCACCATCGCCGCGTTGACGGAACGGATCGGCCACATCACGGGGGAACTGCGCGCCTTTTCGCGCAAGGCTGACACGTCCATCGGACCCGCCAGCCTGAAGGATTGCCTGGAGGGCGCGCTACTGCTGGTTGCCCCGCGGGCGCGGCGCCAGGGCATCGTCCTGCAACGTCCGCCCGCGGATCAGAATTACCAGGTGCTGGCCAATCGCATACGGCTGGAACAGGTGCTGGTGAATCTGCTTCAAAACGCGATGGAAGCCCTGGAAGGCCGGCCAGACGGCCGCATCGTCGTCGCGCTGCAAGACCTGGGTGCGACCGTGCAGGTCTACGTCAGCGACAACGGCCCCGGCCTGTCGGCCGAGGCGCGGGCGCACCTGTTCACCCCCTTCTACACGACCAAGGCCGAAGGACTCGGGCTGGGGCTGGTCATCTGCCGCGACATCGTCACCGAATTCGGTGGCGACTTGATCGCCGCCGGCCCGGCCGATCCCGTCTTTCCGGCTCCGCATGCCCCGGGCCGCGGAGCCATGTTCATCCTGACGTTGCGCAAGGCGCCTGGCCGGCAAAACGCTACCGAGCTACACCATGAACCGCGCTCCTGA
- a CDS encoding sigma-54-dependent transcriptional regulator, whose protein sequence is MNRAPEFPPAAPASIDDSLRQPFSPRAVFIDDDDELLRANAQTLKLHGIAVDAHASARSALPTLTRDFDGVVVSDIRMPDMDGLQLFQRLRDIDPDIPVILITGHGDIATAVQCMRDGAYDFLAKPYAADRLITAIMHAAEKRHLVLENRRLREAAFAVEADEVPFIGATPAMQRIKQTLRHIADADVDVLVEGETGTGKEVVATALHRLSRRRHRALVAINCGALPESVIESELFGHEPGAFTGAQKKRIGRIEHASGGTLFLDEIESMPLAVQVKLLRVLESRQITPLGSNEVRNLDLRVVAATKEDLGSPAIRAKFREDLFYRLNVVTIRIPPLRERREDIPLLFAHYLGHASRRFQRDIPEMPASIKQHVMTHDWPGNVRELAHFAERVVLGVLNTPAPPTSMALDAAASLPDRMERFEAQLIREALQAHQGDIKATLESLGIPRKTFYDKLQRHGIDRQQYTQQ, encoded by the coding sequence ATGAACCGCGCTCCTGAATTTCCTCCCGCCGCACCGGCATCCATCGACGACAGCCTGCGCCAACCGTTCTCGCCGCGCGCCGTGTTCATCGACGACGACGACGAACTGCTGCGCGCCAATGCGCAGACGCTGAAACTGCATGGCATCGCCGTGGACGCGCATGCCAGCGCGCGCTCTGCGCTGCCCACGCTGACGCGCGATTTCGACGGCGTGGTCGTCAGCGACATTCGTATGCCCGACATGGACGGCTTACAGCTCTTCCAGCGCTTGCGGGACATCGACCCCGACATTCCCGTCATCCTGATCACCGGCCATGGCGACATCGCCACCGCCGTGCAATGCATGCGAGACGGCGCCTACGATTTCCTGGCGAAACCCTATGCCGCCGACAGGCTGATCACCGCCATCATGCACGCTGCGGAAAAGCGCCACCTTGTGCTGGAAAACCGCCGGCTGCGCGAGGCCGCGTTCGCCGTCGAGGCCGACGAAGTGCCTTTCATCGGCGCCACGCCCGCCATGCAGCGCATCAAGCAAACGCTGCGGCATATCGCGGATGCGGACGTGGACGTCCTGGTCGAAGGCGAGACCGGAACCGGCAAGGAAGTCGTTGCCACCGCCTTGCATCGCCTGAGCCGCCGCAGGCACCGCGCTCTCGTCGCGATCAATTGCGGCGCCCTGCCCGAAAGCGTCATCGAAAGCGAACTGTTCGGCCACGAGCCCGGCGCTTTCACCGGCGCCCAAAAGAAGCGTATCGGCCGCATCGAGCACGCCAGCGGCGGCACGCTGTTCCTGGACGAGATCGAAAGCATGCCGCTGGCAGTGCAGGTCAAGCTGCTACGCGTGCTTGAATCCCGCCAGATCACTCCCCTGGGCAGCAACGAAGTGCGCAATCTGGACCTGCGCGTGGTCGCCGCCACCAAGGAGGACCTGGGCAGTCCGGCCATACGCGCCAAGTTTCGCGAGGACCTGTTCTACCGCCTCAATGTCGTCACCATCCGGATTCCGCCGCTGCGCGAGCGCCGCGAGGACATTCCGCTGCTGTTTGCCCACTACCTCGGCCACGCATCGCGCCGCTTCCAGCGCGACATCCCGGAAATGCCGGCGTCCATCAAGCAACATGTCATGACGCACGATTGGCCCGGCAACGTGCGTGAACTCGCGCATTTCGCCGAACGCGTCGTTCTTGGCGTGCTGAATACCCCTGCCCCGCCAACCTCCATGGCCCTGGACGCCGCGGCGAGCCTGCCGGACCGGATGGAGCGCTTCGAAGCGCAGCTCATCCGCGAGGCACTCCAGGCGCACCAGGGCGACATCAAGGCCACTCTGGAGTCGCTGGGCATTCCGCGCAAGACCTTCTACGACAAGCTGCAGCGCCACGGCATCGACCGCCAGCAGTACACGCAACAGTAG
- the rng gene encoding ribonuclease G: MSEDILINVTPFETRVALVEQGSVQELHVERSIQRGHVGNIYLGRVVRVLPGMQSAFIDIGLERAAFIHIADLRENRGERSQGLTPTPIEKLLFEGQTIMVQVVKDPLGTKGARLSTQISMAGRMLVYLPHDPHIGISQKIDDESERIQLRERLQALMPAEEKGGFIVRTQAEGANDEELTADLEYLRKLWSSVQAAARTQPAPALLHQDLTLAQRVLRDMVGPNTGTILVDSRTTSAAMLEWARIYTPSVVGRIQHYSGERPLFDTANVDDEIARALSRRVDLKSGGYLIIDQTEALTTVDVNTGGFVGGRNFDDTIFKTNLEAAQAIARQLRLRNLGGIVILDFIDMEEQEHRETVLAELKKALSRDRTRMTVNGFTQLGLVEMTRKRTRDSLAHQLCEPCPMCEARGNVRTPRTVCYEILREILREARQFNPKEFRILASQEVVDLFLEEESQHLAMLGDFVGKRISLEVEGAYSQEQYDIILV; this comes from the coding sequence CTGAGCGAAGATATCCTGATCAATGTCACCCCCTTCGAAACCCGCGTTGCGCTGGTGGAACAAGGTTCGGTACAGGAGCTGCACGTGGAACGCAGCATCCAGCGGGGCCATGTCGGTAATATTTATCTGGGGCGGGTGGTCCGCGTACTGCCGGGCATGCAGAGCGCCTTCATCGATATCGGACTGGAGCGTGCCGCTTTCATTCACATTGCCGACCTGCGCGAGAACCGCGGTGAAAGAAGCCAGGGACTGACTCCCACTCCGATCGAAAAGCTGTTATTCGAGGGACAGACCATCATGGTTCAGGTGGTCAAGGATCCCCTGGGCACCAAGGGCGCACGGCTTTCCACCCAGATCAGCATGGCCGGCCGGATGCTGGTTTACCTGCCCCACGATCCGCATATCGGCATTTCGCAGAAGATCGACGACGAATCCGAGCGCATCCAGCTGCGCGAACGCCTGCAGGCCTTGATGCCGGCAGAGGAAAAAGGCGGCTTCATCGTCCGCACACAGGCCGAAGGCGCCAATGACGAGGAATTGACTGCCGACCTGGAGTATCTGCGCAAACTGTGGAGCAGCGTCCAGGCGGCGGCTCGCACCCAGCCCGCCCCCGCCCTGCTGCACCAGGATCTGACCCTGGCGCAGCGCGTGCTGCGCGACATGGTGGGCCCGAACACCGGCACCATTCTTGTGGATTCCCGCACGACCAGCGCCGCGATGCTGGAATGGGCGCGCATCTATACGCCCTCGGTCGTGGGCCGCATCCAGCACTACAGCGGGGAGCGCCCCCTGTTCGACACCGCCAACGTGGACGATGAGATTGCCCGGGCGCTATCTCGACGGGTGGACTTGAAGTCGGGCGGCTATCTGATCATCGACCAGACCGAGGCGCTGACCACGGTCGACGTCAATACCGGCGGTTTCGTGGGCGGCCGCAATTTCGACGACACCATCTTCAAGACCAACCTGGAAGCGGCCCAGGCCATCGCGCGCCAGCTGCGGCTGCGCAACCTGGGCGGCATCGTCATCCTGGACTTCATCGACATGGAGGAACAGGAACACCGCGAAACGGTGCTGGCCGAACTGAAGAAGGCGCTGTCGCGCGACCGCACCCGCATGACCGTCAACGGCTTTACGCAGCTGGGCCTGGTGGAAATGACGCGCAAGCGCACCCGCGACTCGCTGGCGCATCAGTTGTGCGAGCCCTGCCCCATGTGCGAGGCGCGGGGCAACGTGCGCACGCCGCGCACCGTCTGCTATGAAATCCTGCGCGAAATCCTGCGCGAGGCGCGGCAATTCAATCCCAAGGAATTCCGCATCCTCGCCTCGCAAGAGGTGGTCGACCTGTTCCTCGAAGAAGAAAGCCAGCATCTGGCGATGCTGGGCGACTTCGTGGGCAAGCGCATTTCGCTGGAAGTGGAAGGCGCGTACTCTCAAGAACAGTACGACATCATCCTGGTCTGA
- a CDS encoding NAD-dependent epimerase/dehydratase family protein — protein sequence MTPFNQPENLRVLITGAAGNIGLCLRTHLRGRYALLRLADIAPQEPAQAGEEICAMDVRDIESLERCMEGIDCVIHLAGIPGADVWEKILPMNIEGCYNVFEAARRQNVRRVVFASSNHAIGYHRREKFLDDTVQPRPDSLYGVSKVFGEALGRMYADKYGMSVACLRIGTFRTPDRPSEARQLLTWISHRDMAQLTARCVEHASYHFTVVYGVSNNLRNRWDNSNAKFLGYAPQDDSEVFAPEILAQNIPEDPIAAQFHGGFYCPLEFVGTTDRIS from the coding sequence ATGACACCCTTCAACCAACCCGAAAACCTGCGCGTGTTGATTACCGGAGCGGCCGGAAACATAGGCCTTTGCCTGCGCACGCATCTGCGCGGCCGCTACGCCTTGCTGCGCCTGGCGGACATCGCGCCGCAGGAACCGGCGCAGGCCGGCGAGGAAATCTGCGCGATGGACGTCCGGGACATCGAGTCCCTGGAGCGCTGCATGGAGGGTATTGACTGCGTCATCCATCTGGCCGGTATCCCCGGCGCCGATGTCTGGGAAAAAATCCTGCCCATGAATATCGAGGGTTGCTACAACGTATTCGAGGCGGCCCGGCGTCAGAACGTGCGCCGGGTGGTCTTTGCCAGCTCGAATCACGCTATCGGCTATCACCGCCGGGAAAAATTCCTCGATGACACCGTGCAGCCCCGGCCCGACTCGCTGTATGGCGTCTCGAAGGTGTTCGGCGAGGCCCTGGGCCGGATGTACGCCGACAAGTACGGCATGTCAGTCGCCTGCCTGCGGATCGGGACGTTCCGTACGCCCGACCGCCCGAGCGAGGCCCGCCAGCTGTTGACCTGGATCAGCCACCGCGACATGGCGCAATTGACGGCGCGCTGCGTCGAACACGCGTCCTACCATTTCACGGTGGTCTACGGGGTGTCGAACAACCTGCGCAACCGCTGGGACAATTCCAACGCGAAATTCCTGGGCTATGCGCCGCAGGACGATTCCGAGGTGTTCGCCCCGGAAATCCTGGCTCAAAACATCCCCGAGGATCCCATCGCCGCCCAGTTCCACGGGGGCTTTTATTGCCCCTTGGAATTCGTCGGAACCACGGACAGGATTTCCTGA
- a CDS encoding TRAP transporter substrate-binding protein, whose protein sequence is MEVKLFKKMFGAGVLSALMFATPSYALNMDVGHTLTTDSPFHVGAQKFAEVLKAKSNGKITISVFPHSQLGGELTMIQGAVAGATDLVITGQPTLNGIVKEFLVFDSPFLFDSVDQANQILNGPAGDKFMEVLPKYGLVGLGWFSAIERNVFGNRPVNSAEDLKGMKIRVIQSPGYVESYKALGAQATPMAYSELYLALQQKVLDGGETTPDQFVSDKFIEVSKYFNMTHVNIHPALLLMSKDRWDRFSPAEQKMIKESADEAMAYARDYYKKVYDEGMKTMEQKGVSIVYPSNLDSMVQATRPVVKKLVGEAPNGQALYDALIAAKQKQ, encoded by the coding sequence ATGGAAGTGAAGCTATTCAAGAAGATGTTTGGCGCCGGCGTCCTGAGCGCACTCATGTTTGCTACGCCGTCGTATGCGCTGAACATGGACGTCGGGCATACGCTCACGACGGACAGCCCGTTCCACGTAGGCGCGCAGAAATTCGCCGAAGTGCTGAAGGCGAAGTCGAACGGAAAAATCACGATTTCCGTGTTTCCGCACTCCCAGCTGGGCGGCGAACTGACCATGATCCAGGGCGCGGTGGCCGGGGCCACCGACCTGGTCATCACGGGTCAACCGACCCTGAACGGTATCGTCAAGGAATTCCTGGTCTTTGACTCGCCGTTCCTGTTCGACAGCGTCGACCAGGCCAACCAGATCCTCAACGGGCCGGCTGGCGACAAATTCATGGAAGTCCTGCCCAAGTACGGCCTGGTTGGCCTGGGCTGGTTTTCGGCGATCGAACGCAACGTTTTCGGCAACCGGCCCGTCAATTCGGCCGAAGACCTGAAAGGCATGAAGATCCGCGTCATCCAATCGCCGGGCTATGTCGAAAGCTACAAGGCCCTGGGGGCGCAAGCCACTCCCATGGCCTATTCGGAACTGTATCTGGCCCTGCAGCAGAAGGTGCTCGATGGCGGCGAGACGACGCCGGACCAGTTCGTCTCGGATAAATTCATCGAAGTCTCCAAGTACTTCAACATGACGCACGTCAATATCCATCCAGCGCTGCTGCTCATGTCCAAGGACCGCTGGGACCGCTTCTCGCCCGCGGAACAGAAAATGATCAAGGAGTCGGCGGACGAGGCCATGGCCTATGCGCGCGACTATTACAAGAAGGTCTACGACGAGGGTATGAAAACGATGGAGCAAAAGGGCGTGTCCATCGTCTATCCCAGCAATCTCGATTCCATGGTGCAGGCCACGCGGCCGGTCGTGAAAAAGCTCGTCGGCGAAGCGCCCAATGGCCAGGCGCTTTATGACGCGCTGATCGCCGCCAAGCAGAAGCAGTAA
- a CDS encoding TRAP transporter large permease — MIPVLFLSFTAILIIGAPIVTALGMSAAFALQAGDRSLLIVAQMAFQSLDSFSLMAVPFFILAGHLMSSGGVAARLVQLANAFVGWIRGGLGAVAVLTSLLFATVSGSSSATTAAIGSVLIPEMEKKGYPRSFAASIAASSGELGAIIPPSIPMIVYALTANVSVGSLFLAGILPGLLITVSLILTVCLVARFQGFDAVTAVSFTGWLKGVLVALKDATLALMMPVIILGGIYGGLFTATEASCIAVLYGLALGLFVYKEITVKDLLGIFARSAVMSSIILLIVAFAAVFAYLLTINQVPQQVAAMLGSVTTNPIVFLLLVNVMLFLVGMFIEALAAILIIVPILAPISVTFGIDPIHFGMIVITNLAVGMVTPPVGVNLFVVCEVAQLKMHQLAKYLVIFLAVLVLDVLIISYVPAISTFFL; from the coding sequence GTGATCCCGGTTCTGTTCTTATCGTTTACGGCGATCCTGATAATCGGCGCGCCCATCGTCACCGCCTTGGGCATGTCCGCCGCGTTTGCCCTGCAGGCGGGCGACCGCTCGCTGCTGATCGTGGCCCAGATGGCGTTTCAGTCGCTCGATTCGTTCAGCCTGATGGCCGTTCCATTCTTCATCCTGGCCGGGCATCTGATGTCCTCGGGCGGTGTTGCTGCCCGGCTGGTGCAACTGGCCAATGCCTTCGTCGGCTGGATCCGCGGCGGGCTGGGTGCGGTCGCGGTGCTGACCTCGCTGCTGTTTGCGACGGTTTCGGGTTCCTCGTCCGCAACTACCGCCGCGATCGGCTCCGTGCTGATCCCGGAAATGGAAAAGAAGGGCTACCCCAGGTCGTTCGCGGCTTCCATTGCCGCATCCTCCGGCGAACTGGGGGCGATCATCCCGCCCTCGATCCCCATGATCGTGTATGCGCTGACGGCGAACGTGTCGGTCGGCTCGCTATTTCTCGCGGGCATCCTGCCGGGTCTGCTGATCACCGTGTCGCTGATCCTTACGGTCTGCCTGGTTGCCCGTTTCCAGGGCTTTGACGCAGTCACCGCGGTGAGCTTCACCGGATGGCTCAAGGGTGTCCTGGTCGCCCTGAAGGATGCGACGCTGGCGTTGATGATGCCGGTCATCATCCTGGGAGGGATCTACGGCGGGTTGTTTACCGCGACGGAAGCCTCCTGCATCGCCGTGTTGTACGGCCTCGCGCTTGGGCTGTTCGTCTACAAGGAAATAACGGTCAAGGATCTGCTCGGTATTTTCGCGCGCTCCGCGGTGATGTCCTCCATCATCCTGCTGATCGTGGCGTTCGCGGCCGTGTTCGCCTACCTGCTGACGATCAATCAGGTGCCGCAGCAGGTCGCTGCGATGCTCGGGTCGGTGACGACCAATCCGATCGTGTTCCTGCTGCTGGTGAACGTCATGCTGTTCCTGGTCGGCATGTTCATCGAGGCACTGGCGGCGATCCTCATCATCGTGCCCATCCTGGCGCCCATCAGCGTCACCTTCGGCATCGATCCCATCCACTTCGGCATGATCGTCATCACCAACCTGGCGGTCGGCATGGTGACGCCTCCGGTCGGCGTGAACCTGTTCGTGGTGTGCGAAGTCGCCCAGTTGAAAATGCACCAGTTGGCGAAGTATCTGGTCATTTTCCTCGCCGTCCTGGTGCTCGACGTCCTGATTATTTCTTACGTGCCCGCCATTAGTACCTTTTTCTTATAA
- a CDS encoding TRAP transporter small permease — MDSINAAAEKCAGLFLIGMVLAISISVFVRLLYTYTGIPFSTPWAEELGRFMMVGSVFIGGAVATYRLRLIGVDAFIGMVPESVARWLRVVAHILTLMLAVLLAWKSIRLIELGMRQTSPAMEMPMAYIYVFMFIGCMLMSLNTFAHVVKELMSVEASQPVGETERAAAAMQNSEGGAL, encoded by the coding sequence ATGGATTCGATAAATGCCGCGGCTGAAAAGTGCGCCGGACTGTTTCTTATAGGAATGGTCCTGGCGATTTCAATTTCTGTATTTGTACGGCTGCTTTACACCTATACCGGCATTCCATTTTCCACGCCCTGGGCGGAAGAATTGGGCCGTTTCATGATGGTCGGCAGCGTCTTCATTGGCGGCGCGGTCGCCACCTACCGCCTGCGCCTGATCGGCGTCGATGCCTTCATCGGCATGGTGCCTGAGTCGGTCGCGCGCTGGCTGCGCGTTGTCGCCCATATCCTGACCTTGATGCTGGCCGTGCTGCTGGCCTGGAAGTCGATCAGATTGATCGAGCTTGGCATGAGGCAGACGTCGCCCGCGATGGAAATGCCCATGGCGTACATCTATGTGTTCATGTTCATCGGTTGTATGCTGATGAGCCTGAATACCTTCGCGCATGTCGTCAAGGAATTGATGAGTGTCGAAGCATCGCAGCCGGTCGGAGAGACGGAAAGAGCCGCCGCCGCCATGCAAAATAGTGAAGGAGGGGCGCTGTGA
- a CDS encoding LysR family transcriptional regulator, with protein MLSDLKQLRAFLTIARLGNFTRTAHELNISQSALTIQIQQLESHLRTRLFDRNHRSVSLTPRGQELYPRIEKLVVEIEDLVTQARDTSDRERGTVTVAVLPSLAAGLLPQAIHRLNRDYPRITVCVRDTVASRVNDMTRSGEVDFGIGSPIKRDQELVWEQLVTDRFCAYMAHDYPWAAPDTVTLKDLAEHPLILPVRESSIRTHIEAAADKLKISLPAAYEVVYNSTVLAMAAQGLGVAILSELAAREGDTNRLRCVSISSPPLYRHIGILRRAGRSLSRSAELLTAALREIAVQE; from the coding sequence ATGTTGAGTGATCTCAAGCAGTTACGCGCTTTCCTCACGATCGCGCGTTTAGGCAACTTCACCAGGACGGCTCACGAACTGAATATTTCGCAGTCGGCGCTGACCATACAGATCCAGCAGCTCGAGTCCCATCTGCGCACGCGGCTGTTCGACCGCAACCACCGCAGCGTCAGCCTGACGCCGCGGGGCCAGGAGCTCTATCCGAGGATCGAAAAACTGGTGGTTGAAATCGAAGACCTGGTGACCCAGGCCCGCGACACCAGCGACCGGGAACGCGGCACGGTGACCGTTGCCGTGCTGCCCTCCCTGGCCGCCGGCCTCTTGCCGCAGGCGATCCACAGGCTGAACCGCGACTACCCGCGGATCACCGTCTGCGTGCGGGACACCGTGGCCTCCCGCGTCAACGACATGACGCGCAGCGGCGAGGTCGATTTTGGTATCGGCAGTCCGATCAAGCGCGATCAGGAGCTGGTCTGGGAGCAACTGGTGACCGACCGCTTTTGCGCCTACATGGCGCATGACTATCCCTGGGCCGCGCCGGACACCGTGACGCTCAAGGATCTGGCCGAGCATCCGTTGATATTGCCGGTGCGGGAGAGCAGCATCCGCACGCATATCGAGGCGGCAGCCGACAAATTGAAAATCTCGCTGCCGGCGGCCTATGAGGTCGTCTACAACTCGACCGTGCTGGCGATGGCGGCGCAAGGATTGGGCGTCGCCATTCTTTCTGAACTGGCTGCCCGCGAAGGCGATACCAACCGCCTGCGTTGCGTTTCCATCAGCAGTCCGCCGTTATATCGGCACATCGGCATCCTGCGGCGCGCGGGCCGCTCGCTGTCGCGGTCGGCGGAACTGCTGACCGCGGCATTGCGGGAAATCGCCGTCCAGGAATAA
- a CDS encoding DUF3053 domain-containing protein — translation MKSLFRPFLVLAAALPLMLAACGNKEPEQRAAFTQFLQTRIVDKPGVRVPQLTDEEKKSFGDYAAQYAVITDFNAGMDASVKPLSGIMQKGSMRSLNDIVTRRDDLKTVQTSLNEMGAALKEQQAKADAARAQLKQPEDLKAVYDKAYEKTVSLPADTFRDVLPQLNATFDSSLKIADYVAAHAAQIDISGPIVKVQDPAVQAELNKLLQDLNAQAKNVQQAQTRMQAVMVGR, via the coding sequence ATGAAGTCCCTATTCCGTCCGTTCCTCGTCTTGGCCGCAGCGCTGCCGTTGATGCTGGCCGCTTGCGGCAACAAGGAACCCGAACAGCGTGCCGCGTTCACGCAGTTCCTGCAGACCCGCATCGTCGACAAGCCCGGCGTGCGCGTCCCGCAGTTGACGGATGAAGAGAAGAAGTCCTTCGGCGACTACGCCGCGCAATATGCGGTGATCACCGACTTCAATGCGGGCATGGATGCTTCGGTGAAGCCCTTGTCGGGCATCATGCAGAAAGGCTCCATGCGTTCGCTGAACGATATCGTGACGCGTCGCGACGACCTCAAGACCGTGCAAACCTCGCTCAATGAAATGGGCGCGGCGTTGAAGGAACAGCAGGCCAAGGCCGACGCCGCGCGCGCTCAGCTCAAGCAGCCGGAAGACCTGAAGGCGGTGTACGACAAGGCCTACGAGAAGACCGTGAGCCTGCCAGCCGACACCTTCCGCGACGTGCTGCCGCAGCTGAACGCAACCTTCGACAGCAGCCTGAAGATCGCCGACTACGTTGCCGCGCATGCCGCGCAGATCGACATTTCCGGTCCCATCGTCAAGGTACAGGATCCGGCCGTGCAAGCCGAGCTGAACAAGCTGCTGCAGGACCTGAACGCGCAAGCCAAGAACGTGCAACAGGCGCAAACGCGCATGCAGGCCGTCATGGTCGGCCGCTAA